A section of the Perognathus longimembris pacificus isolate PPM17 chromosome 7, ASM2315922v1, whole genome shotgun sequence genome encodes:
- the LOC125355520 gene encoding protein tyrosine phosphatase type IVA 1-like: MARMNRPAPVEVTYKNMRFLITHNPTNATLNKFIEELKKYGVTTIVRVCEATYDTTLVEKEGIHVLDWPFDDGAPPSNQIVDDWLSLVKIKFHEEPGCCIAVHCVAGLGRAPVLVALALIEGGMKYEDAVQFIRQKRHGAFNSKQLLYLEKYRPKMRLRFKDANGHRNNCCIQ; this comes from the coding sequence ATGGCTCGAATGAACCGCCCTGCTCCTGTGGAAGTCACGTACAAGAACATGAGATTCCTTATTACACACAATCCAACCAATGCGACCTTAAACAAGTTTATTGAGGAACTTAAGAAGTATGGAGTTACCACAATTGTAAGAGTCTGTGAAGCAACTTACGACACTACTCTGGTGGAGAAAGAAGGCATCCATGTTCTCGATTGGCCTTTTGATGATGGCGCACCACCTTCTAACCAGATTGTTGATGACTGGTTAagtcttgtaaaaataaaatttcatgaagAACCTGGTTGCTGTATTGCAGTGCATTGTGTTGCAGGCCTTGGGAGAGCTCCAGTGCTTGTTGCCCTGGCACTAATTGAAGGTGGAATGAAATATGAAGATGCAGTACAGTTCATAAGACAAAAGCGGCATGGAGCATTTAACAGCAAGCAGCTTCTGTATTTGGAAAAGTACCGACCTAAAATGCGGCTACGCTTTAAAGACGCCAACGGTCACAGAAACAACTGTTGCATTCAATAA
- the Hjv gene encoding hemojuvelin isoform X2, giving the protein MPAELDIRVMYDLYKHPPTLSTVTLLLLLCGQAHSQCKILRCNAEYVSSTLSLRGGGSPGGLRGGGGLCRALRSYELCTRRTARTCRGDLAFHSAVHGIEDLMIQHNCSRRGPTAPPPPRGPVPAGSPLEPPAPDPCDYEGRFSRTHGRRPGFLHCASFGDPHVRSFHHHFHTCRVQGAWPLLDNNFLFVQATSDPVASGAKATTTRKLTIIFKNMQECIDQKVYQAEVDNLPAAFEDGSVNGGDRPGGSSLSIRTANPGNHVEIRAAYIGTTIIIRQTAGQLSFSIKVAEDVARAFSAEQDLQLCVGGCPLSQRLSRSERNRRGAIPIDMARQLCKEGLPVEDAYFQSCVFDVFISGDPNFTMPAQTALEDARAFLPDLEKLHLFPSDAGVPLSPATFLTPFLAGLFFLRLCIQ; this is encoded by the exons ATGCCTGCAGAGCTGGATATCCGAGTAATGTATGACCTTTACAAACA CCCCCCaactctgagcactgtcactCTCCTGCTGCTCCTCTGTGGACAGG CCCATTCTCAATGCAAGATTCTCCGCTGCAATGCCGAGTACGTGTCGTCCACGCTGAGCCTCCGAGGCGGGGGTTCGCCCGGAGGGCTCCGCGGAGGCGGCGGCCTCTGCCGCGCGCTCCGCTCCTACGAGCTGTGCACCCGGCGCACGGCGCGCACCTGCCGCGGCGACCTGGCCTTCCACTCGGCCGTGCACGGCATCGAGGACCTCATGATCCAGCACAACTGCTCCCGCCGCGGCCCCAcggcgccgccccctccccgcgggcccgtCCCCGCGGGGTCTCCCCTGGAGCCCCCCGCCCCGGACCCCTGCGACTACGAGGGCCGCTTCTCCCGGACGCACGGCCGGCGCCCCGGCTTCCTGCACTGCGCCTCCTTCGGGGACCCGCACGTGCGCAGCTTCCACCACCACTTCCACACCTGCCGCGTGCAGGGGGCTTGGCCCCTGCTGGACAACAACTTCCTCTTTGTGCAGGCCACCAGCGACCCCGTGGCGTCGGGGGCCAAGGCCACCACCACCCGGAAG CTCACCATCATCTTTAAGAACATGCAGGAGTGTATCGATCAGAAGGTGTACCAGGCCGAGGTGGACAACCTCCCCGCAGCCTTTGAAGATGGCTCCGTCAATGGCGGTGACCGACCTGGAGGTTCCAGTTTGTCCATTCGGACGGCTAACCCCGGGAACCACGTGGAGATCCGAGCAGCCTACATTGGCACGACCATCATCATCCGGCAGACAGCCGGACAGCTGTCCTTCTCCATCAAGGTGGCGGAGGACGTGGCCAGGGCCTTCTCGGCCGAGCAGGACCTGCAGCTGTGTGTTGGGGGGTGCCCGCTGAGTCAGCGCCTCTCGCGCTCAGAGCGTAACCGTCGGGGTGCCATCCCCATCGACATGGCCAGACAGCTGTGCAAAGAGGGGCTCCCGGTtgaagatgcttatttccaatccTGTGTCTTTGATGTGTTCATCTCTGGTGACCCCAACTTTACCATGCCAGCTCAGACAGCGTTAGAGGACGCCCGAGCCTTCCTGCCGGATCTAGAGAAATTACATCTCTTCCCTTCGGACGCAGGGGTTCCTCTCTCCCCAGCCACTTTCCTAACCCCATTTCTTGCAGGGCTCTTTTTCCTGCGGCTTTGCATTCAGTAA
- the Hjv gene encoding hemojuvelin isoform X1: MGDPSQPPNPRSPHGSPPTLSTVTLLLLLCGQAHSQCKILRCNAEYVSSTLSLRGGGSPGGLRGGGGLCRALRSYELCTRRTARTCRGDLAFHSAVHGIEDLMIQHNCSRRGPTAPPPPRGPVPAGSPLEPPAPDPCDYEGRFSRTHGRRPGFLHCASFGDPHVRSFHHHFHTCRVQGAWPLLDNNFLFVQATSDPVASGAKATTTRKLTIIFKNMQECIDQKVYQAEVDNLPAAFEDGSVNGGDRPGGSSLSIRTANPGNHVEIRAAYIGTTIIIRQTAGQLSFSIKVAEDVARAFSAEQDLQLCVGGCPLSQRLSRSERNRRGAIPIDMARQLCKEGLPVEDAYFQSCVFDVFISGDPNFTMPAQTALEDARAFLPDLEKLHLFPSDAGVPLSPATFLTPFLAGLFFLRLCIQ, encoded by the exons ATGGGGGACCCAAGCCAGCCCCCTAACCCTCGGTCCCCCCACGGCAGCCCCCCaactctgagcactgtcactCTCCTGCTGCTCCTCTGTGGACAGG CCCATTCTCAATGCAAGATTCTCCGCTGCAATGCCGAGTACGTGTCGTCCACGCTGAGCCTCCGAGGCGGGGGTTCGCCCGGAGGGCTCCGCGGAGGCGGCGGCCTCTGCCGCGCGCTCCGCTCCTACGAGCTGTGCACCCGGCGCACGGCGCGCACCTGCCGCGGCGACCTGGCCTTCCACTCGGCCGTGCACGGCATCGAGGACCTCATGATCCAGCACAACTGCTCCCGCCGCGGCCCCAcggcgccgccccctccccgcgggcccgtCCCCGCGGGGTCTCCCCTGGAGCCCCCCGCCCCGGACCCCTGCGACTACGAGGGCCGCTTCTCCCGGACGCACGGCCGGCGCCCCGGCTTCCTGCACTGCGCCTCCTTCGGGGACCCGCACGTGCGCAGCTTCCACCACCACTTCCACACCTGCCGCGTGCAGGGGGCTTGGCCCCTGCTGGACAACAACTTCCTCTTTGTGCAGGCCACCAGCGACCCCGTGGCGTCGGGGGCCAAGGCCACCACCACCCGGAAG CTCACCATCATCTTTAAGAACATGCAGGAGTGTATCGATCAGAAGGTGTACCAGGCCGAGGTGGACAACCTCCCCGCAGCCTTTGAAGATGGCTCCGTCAATGGCGGTGACCGACCTGGAGGTTCCAGTTTGTCCATTCGGACGGCTAACCCCGGGAACCACGTGGAGATCCGAGCAGCCTACATTGGCACGACCATCATCATCCGGCAGACAGCCGGACAGCTGTCCTTCTCCATCAAGGTGGCGGAGGACGTGGCCAGGGCCTTCTCGGCCGAGCAGGACCTGCAGCTGTGTGTTGGGGGGTGCCCGCTGAGTCAGCGCCTCTCGCGCTCAGAGCGTAACCGTCGGGGTGCCATCCCCATCGACATGGCCAGACAGCTGTGCAAAGAGGGGCTCCCGGTtgaagatgcttatttccaatccTGTGTCTTTGATGTGTTCATCTCTGGTGACCCCAACTTTACCATGCCAGCTCAGACAGCGTTAGAGGACGCCCGAGCCTTCCTGCCGGATCTAGAGAAATTACATCTCTTCCCTTCGGACGCAGGGGTTCCTCTCTCCCCAGCCACTTTCCTAACCCCATTTCTTGCAGGGCTCTTTTTCCTGCGGCTTTGCATTCAGTAA